Sequence from the Gemmatimonadaceae bacterium genome:
GCTCGATGATGGTGACGGTGATGGTGGTGTCGTTCACCGCTGCGCAGCTTCTCAGCGCCCCACTCTGGGGACGCTTCTCGGACCGGTACGGACGCAGGCCCGCTCTTCTCGTTGGCCTTGGCGCGGCGGCGATCGCCTACGTCGTCTTCGCCCTCGCGAACTCGCTGTGGCTGCTGCTTCTCTCGCGCGTCGTGCAGGGCGCGGGCGGTGGAACGGTAGGCGTCATTCAGGCGTATGTCGCCGATTCGACGGAGCCGCAGAACCGGGCGAAGGCGCTGGGGTGGCTCTCCGCCGCTACCAATGTCGGTGTCGCGCTCGGGCCGCCCCTCGGCTCGTTCGCGCTGCTGTTCGGACACGGCGGGCCCGGCTATATGGCGGCCGCGCTCTGTCTCGTCAACATGACTTTCGCGTGGAAGTTCCTCCACGAATCGCGCGACATGGAGGACGCTCGCACGTCTGTGAAGAAGCGCGGCGCATCGCGTGCAGCGATCCTCCGCGTAATCTCGCACGCTAAGGAGCCGGGACCGCGACTCATCTGGATCTACGCCATCGCAATGGGTTCGTTCTCGGCAGTGACCGCGATCCTGCCGCTGTTTCTCGCCGACCAGTTCGGTATCGGCGAGCACACGATCTGGATCTTTTTCACATACATCGGGATCATCTCCGTCATTACTCGCGCTGGGATCCTCGGGTCGGCGGTCGAGAGATTTGGTGAGGCGCGGTTATCGCGAATCGGGCTGGTGTTGCTTGCGACCGGCCTGGCCGGGATGCCTTTCGCGCGCGGCTATGTACTGCTCGGAATCACGATCGCTTTCATCCCGCTCGGAACGGCTTTTACGTTCCCGTGCGTGACATCGCTCTTGTCCCGTGTGATCTCGAGCAGCGAGCGCGGCCTCTACATGGGCGTGCAGCAGACGTTCGGTGGATTGTCGCGCGTGATCATTCCGCTGTGGGCAGGATTTTCATACGATCACTTCGGCCGCCAGATTCCGTTTCTCACCTCGGCGACGTTCGTGATGCTCACGCTGCTGCTCGGACTCAGCGTGGACGACGGCCGCCGAGTGCAGGCGCCACCCGTTCCAGATGGAGTCGCGGTCTAGAAATCAGGCCATCCGGTCTTCGAGACCGCGCGCAGTCAGCGTCATGATCAGCACGAGCACGATCAGCAGCACGCTATACGCTGCCGCGGTACCGAAGGCCAGTGCACGGAGCTGGGCGAGAATCTCGATGGATATCGGACGGTTGGCGTGCGTGTACAGGACCACGCTGGCCACGAACTCACCGACAGCGGTTACGGCCGCGAGTAGCGCACCGGCGATGAGTCCCGGCCGTGCCGCCGGCAGGATGACACGCCGCATCGTCAGCCACCACGAGGCGCCGAGTCCGCGAGCCGCGTCCTCGAGCGATGGGTCGAGCTGTCTGAGCGAGCTCTCCACCGCGGTTGATACGAGCGGTACACCACGCACGAAGTAGGCGAGGGGAAGAATCCAGAAGGTGCCGACGAGCAGCACACGTCCGGCGAGCGGATCGTTCCGATTGAATGTTGCGGCGAGACCGAGCGCGATCGCCGTCGCCGGTATCGCCCACGGCAATGCCACCAGGATCTCGAGCATCCGGCGCCCCGCGAACCGGCGCAGCACGATCAGGTACGCCGCGACGAAGCACACGAGCACGTTTGCCGCTGTCGCGATAAGTGCCATCGAAACGCTGTTAATGATCGGCTTCCAGAGCTGTGCCTCGGTAACCAGGTGACGGTAATTATCGAGCGTGTACGCCGGTGGCAGCACCTGCGTAGTCCATGCGCCGTCAACAGCGAACGACACGAGCACGACCATCAGATGCGGAAGGACCAGGATGACCACAGTCGCGACCGACAGGATCACGACGGCTATCTGCGCCTTTCGGGAAGTGATTGCCCGTCGCGTAGCCGATCCCTTTCCCGACGACGTGTACTTGCGCTTGCCCTCGAACCACCGGAACAGCAACAGTCCGGCGACAGCGCTTAGCGCGAGCACGGTCGTCTCGACATATGCGAGACCCATGGATCCATTCAGCTTCGACGACACTATCTGAGTGGACAGCACCCTGATCCCGCCGCCGAATATGTACGGAGCGGAGAACGACCCGAGCGACATCATGAACACCAGCAGCATGGAGCCCGCCAGTGCCGGGGTGAGCAAGGGCAGCGTCACGCGTCGAAGCCGCTGCCACGAGCTTGCACCGAGCCCCGATGCCGCCTCTTCGAGCGTCGTGTCCAATCGCTGCAGTCCGGCGGACACGAACAGGAACACGTACACGTACATCGTGTAGGCGTGGACGAAGATGATCGCCCACACTCCGGTAAGCCGCCAGGGCGCCTCGGTCATTCCCAGGAGACGCTGCACACCACGCGTCACCAGCCCGCTTTCCCCGTAGAGAAAGAGAAACGCGATCACCCCTACGAGCGGCGGAAGCGCCGCCGGCAGAGTCGCCACCGCGCGCAGAATCTTTCTGCCGGGAAATTCGAACCTGCTCAGCAGGAACGCGAGCGGCACACCGATCAGCAGCGATGCAACCACCGACGCGAGCGAGATGACTATGCTCGTCGTCAGCGCTTCGCGATCCGCCGGGCTGGCCATGAATTCGCGCCAATGGCCAAGACCATTCTCGAAGCTGCCGAGTATTACGGCGACGTTGGGAAAGACGACCGTCCACAGCAGCAGGACGAAGACGGGCGCCGCGAGCGCCCAGCTTCTGCGCCTGTCCGCCGGCATCTTCATCCGCGCACCAGCTCCGCGCTAGCGCTCATTCTCCACTGACTATCGGCACTGGCTCGCGCGCCACGCGAACTCCCGTCGCTTCTCCCTCGCGAAGTCCCATCTCGGATGACGCCACCTCGAGCACTACGCCGTCGGACGCCCTCACGCGATACACCGCCGTACCGCCCGTGAAGCGGCGATTGACCACCTCGCCGCGCCACACTCCCTGCGTCTCCGGCGAGATCTCGAGCGCATCCGGCCGCAGCACGACACGTGGCGACACAAGCCGGCTGTTGCTTCCCGCGGGACGCGTCGCAGCGAGCTCGCGCCGCACGCCTCCGATCGTCACCGCTACTCGGTCGCCCAGATCCTCCGCAGGCACGATCGTCGCCCGGCCGATGAAGCTCGCCACATCGAGCGATACAGGACGATCGTAAAGATCCTCGGGCGTTCCAACCTGCAGCAGCTTCCCCTTCCTGATCAGCGCAATTCGGTCGGCGATCGCGAACGCATCCTCCTGGTCGTGCGTCACGAACAACGCCGGAACTCCGACGCGGTGCAGCATGGACCGCAGCTCGTCGCGGGTCGTCTGCCGCAACGTCGGATCCAGGTTGGAGAGCGGCTCGTCCATCAGCAGGACCTTGGGCTCGATCACCAGCGCCCGCGCGAGCGCGACCCGCTGCTGCTCGCCTCCCGATAACGACTGGATACTGCGATGTCCGGCTCCTCCGAGTCCGACGGAGTCGAGCGCGCCGCGCGCCTTGTCTATGCGCAACGATCGCAAAACACCCCGCGCCTCGAGCCCGAAAGCCACGTTCTCCTCGACCGACATGTGCGGAAAGAGAGCGTAATGCTGGAAGACCATCCCGAAGCCGCGCTCCTGCGGCGGAAGCGCGGTGATATCGCGCCCCTCGAGGAGCACTCGTCCGCTGTCCGGGATCTCATAACCGGCCGCGATGCGAAGCGTCGTCGTCTTTCCCGACCCCGACGCTCCTACCAGCGCGAGCAGCTCTCCCGCCGGTACGTCGAGCGATATGTCGTTGACCGCGACGTGCTCACCGAAGCGACGTGTGATCCGCTCCAGTCCGAGCGATCCCGCGCTCACTTATTTCGCTCGCTGTTCCTGATGCTCGCGTCCCAGTACTTCATCCACTCGTTCAGATGCTCGGCCATCATCTTCCTGTCCACCGGCATCGGCTTGATCTTCGCGTTGGCGTCCTGGATCCACTGCGGCAGCTCCGCCTGCGGAATGTCCGTCCGCGCCGGAATGCGAAGGAACTGCCCGGCCGCCGCCTTCAAGGCTTCGGGAGTGGTGACGAACTCGTAGTAGAGCTTCGCCTCCTTCGGATGCTTCGTCCCCTTCACGATCGCGATGCCGTCCACCAGCAGCGGCGTGCCGCTCGCCGGAATTATGTAATCCACCGGGATCTTCAGTCGCTGCCGTAAGGTAGCGATGTCGGGCATGTCCCACAGCGTGATCACACCTTCCTGTCGCCCCAGCTTCTGGTAGAGGATGGTCGGATTCAGCACGTAATCACGCGTGTTGGCGTCAAGCTTTCGCAGCCATTCGTATCCTGATTCGGGCGATCCGGTCTTCGCCACTGACCGCGCCACGATCGCGCCGAAAATCGCCCGCATCGTTCCCGACGCGATCGGATCGCGGATCAGCACCTTGCCCTTCCACTTCGGGTCGAGCACGTCGTCCCAGTCCTTCGGCGCCTCCTCGCGTGTCACCGCGTCGGTGTTGTAAGCGATGACTTCGGGGGTCAGATACGTTCCGTACCAGTGGTCCCCCGAGTCGCGCCCGTCGACGGCCACCGCGTTCGACCACGTCGGGATATAGGGCTGGAGCAGATTCTCCTTCGTCGCCCTGTCGAACGCCTCGGCCGGCGCGCCGAACCATACGTCGGCCTGCGGATTCGCCGCTTCCGCGCGCACGCGGTCGAGCACCTCCTGCGACCCCATGTCCACCCACTGAACGTCAATGTCCGGGTGCGCCTTCTCGAACCCCTGCTCGAGATACCCGAGCAGATCCTTTCCGTGCGGCGAATAGACCGTGAGCACGGTTCTTTTGTCGCTCGAGCACGAGAGCGCCGCAAGCGCCGCAAGCGCCGCCGCAACGAGCGTCAGGCGTCTCATCATCGGCCCATGCCAGACCCGGCCCTCGCTTCCCGCTCTGCGCCGTTCATCGCCAGAAGGTTGACGAACAGCCGGGTTGCCCCACTCACTCCCGCCGGCAACTGCCTGAAGAACGCCAGCGTCGTGTACACGTAGAGGCCCCTGCCGTACGGAGTGACGATGATCCCGCCCCGATTGGCCGGCTCGCCCGGATCGTTGAGCGCGACGATCGGATGATACCTCTCGTCGAACGTGCGCGGCATATACAGCGCACGCTCCTGGATCCAGCCGGCGAAGTCGGCGCTCGTAATGACGTTCGGGCGCCTGACAGCGGCTGACGCAGCATCGATGATGGTTATCGGCGCGTTCTCTTCAGTCACGCGGTCGTGCGGCCTGGCAATCGAGATGGAGTACGGCATCATTCCGGGCTGGGTCATCTCATACTGTCCGTACTGTACGACCAGAGTTCCGCCGTTTCTCGCGTACGCGAGCAGATACGGATTGTTGTCCACCAGCTCGTGGCTCGCCTGGTACGCCCTCGGACCCACCACCACAGTGCTGAACTTCAACAGATCGACGGTCGGGATCGCGCGCGGCTCGATCACGGTCACAGGAATGTCGAGCTGCTCGAGCGCCGGCTCGACATTGTCACCGACACCGTGGATGTAACCGATGCGCACGGTGGCGGGGATTTTCACGTCCACTGAATGGAGCGCCACGACAGCCGGCCTATAGAAACGCTCCGGACTGATATGGTCGTGGTCAATGGGGATGAAGCCGCTGTCGTACGTGATTCCATTCGCCGACGCACG
This genomic interval carries:
- a CDS encoding extracellular solute-binding protein, whose protein sequence is MMRRLTLVAAALAALAALSCSSDKRTVLTVYSPHGKDLLGYLEQGFEKAHPDIDVQWVDMGSQEVLDRVRAEAANPQADVWFGAPAEAFDRATKENLLQPYIPTWSNAVAVDGRDSGDHWYGTYLTPEVIAYNTDAVTREEAPKDWDDVLDPKWKGKVLIRDPIASGTMRAIFGAIVARSVAKTGSPESGYEWLRKLDANTRDYVLNPTILYQKLGRQEGVITLWDMPDIATLRQRLKIPVDYIIPASGTPLLVDGIAIVKGTKHPKEAKLYYEFVTTPEALKAAAGQFLRIPARTDIPQAELPQWIQDANAKIKPMPVDRKMMAEHLNEWMKYWDASIRNSERNK
- a CDS encoding iron ABC transporter permease, whose amino-acid sequence is MKMPADRRRSWALAAPVFVLLLWTVVFPNVAVILGSFENGLGHWREFMASPADREALTTSIVISLASVVASLLIGVPLAFLLSRFEFPGRKILRAVATLPAALPPLVGVIAFLFLYGESGLVTRGVQRLLGMTEAPWRLTGVWAIIFVHAYTMYVYVFLFVSAGLQRLDTTLEEAASGLGASSWQRLRRVTLPLLTPALAGSMLLVFMMSLGSFSAPYIFGGGIRVLSTQIVSSKLNGSMGLAYVETTVLALSAVAGLLLFRWFEGKRKYTSSGKGSATRRAITSRKAQIAVVILSVATVVILVLPHLMVVLVSFAVDGAWTTQVLPPAYTLDNYRHLVTEAQLWKPIINSVSMALIATAANVLVCFVAAYLIVLRRFAGRRMLEILVALPWAIPATAIALGLAATFNRNDPLAGRVLLVGTFWILPLAYFVRGVPLVSTAVESSLRQLDPSLEDAARGLGASWWLTMRRVILPAARPGLIAGALLAAVTAVGEFVASVVLYTHANRPISIEILAQLRALAFGTAAAYSVLLIVLVLIMTLTARGLEDRMA
- a CDS encoding ABC transporter ATP-binding protein — encoded protein: MSAGSLGLERITRRFGEHVAVNDISLDVPAGELLALVGASGSGKTTTLRIAAGYEIPDSGRVLLEGRDITALPPQERGFGMVFQHYALFPHMSVEENVAFGLEARGVLRSLRIDKARGALDSVGLGGAGHRSIQSLSGGEQQRVALARALVIEPKVLLMDEPLSNLDPTLRQTTRDELRSMLHRVGVPALFVTHDQEDAFAIADRIALIRKGKLLQVGTPEDLYDRPVSLDVASFIGRATIVPAEDLGDRVAVTIGGVRRELAATRPAGSNSRLVSPRVVLRPDALEISPETQGVWRGEVVNRRFTGGTAVYRVRASDGVVLEVASSEMGLREGEATGVRVAREPVPIVSGE
- a CDS encoding MFS transporter encodes the protein MFRKLFILIITAFVDMVGLLMVLPLMPFYARTLGAGSMMVTVMVVSFTAAQLLSAPLWGRFSDRYGRRPALLVGLGAAAIAYVVFALANSLWLLLLSRVVQGAGGGTVGVIQAYVADSTEPQNRAKALGWLSAATNVGVALGPPLGSFALLFGHGGPGYMAAALCLVNMTFAWKFLHESRDMEDARTSVKKRGASRAAILRVISHAKEPGPRLIWIYAIAMGSFSAVTAILPLFLADQFGIGEHTIWIFFTYIGIISVITRAGILGSAVERFGEARLSRIGLVLLATGLAGMPFARGYVLLGITIAFIPLGTAFTFPCVTSLLSRVISSSERGLYMGVQQTFGGLSRVIIPLWAGFSYDHFGRQIPFLTSATFVMLTLLLGLSVDDGRRVQAPPVPDGVAV